A stretch of the Bacteroidota bacterium genome encodes the following:
- a CDS encoding ATP-binding cassette domain-containing protein — protein sequence MISIKKLTVNFSNVNVLDDITIDFVPNQIYGVVGLNGAGKTTFFNALSSDLKVSSGELSFNGNRITNSDIAYLETVNFFYSRITGNEYLKIFKQTNINFDLSTLQELFKLPLDELVETYSTGMKKKLALLAILKQEKPIFLLDEPFNGLDLETNKIVELIVTTLKEKGKTVFLSSHIIDPLLTVCDEIHFLEKGKFTKTFDKPNFYKLEEELFHKLKTEARSIISASI from the coding sequence ATGATTAGTATAAAGAAATTGACTGTGAATTTTTCTAATGTAAATGTTTTAGATGACATCACTATAGATTTTGTACCCAATCAAATTTATGGAGTGGTTGGTTTAAACGGGGCAGGTAAAACGACCTTCTTTAATGCACTTTCTTCTGATTTGAAAGTTAGTAGTGGTGAACTGAGTTTTAATGGGAATCGAATTACTAATTCAGATATTGCCTATTTAGAAACCGTGAATTTTTTCTATTCAAGAATAACCGGGAATGAATATTTGAAAATATTCAAACAGACCAATATAAATTTTGATTTAAGTACATTGCAAGAGTTATTTAAATTGCCTTTGGACGAACTTGTTGAAACGTATTCCACCGGGATGAAAAAGAAGTTAGCACTACTGGCAATTTTGAAGCAAGAGAAACCTATATTTTTGCTGGATGAACCATTTAATGGGTTAGACCTCGAAACAAATAAGATTGTTGAGTTAATTGTGACAACGTTGAAAGAAAAAGGGAAAACGGTTTTTTTGTCTTCACATATTATTGATCCCCTGCTTACCGTTTGTGATGAAATTCATTTTTTAGAAAAAGGAAAATTTACTAAAACATTCGATAAACCAAACTTTTATAAATTGGAGGAGGAGTTGTTTCATAAACTAAAGACGGAAGCCAGAAGTATAATTTCAGCCTCGATATAA
- a CDS encoding NAD(P)-dependent alcohol dehydrogenase — MRAIVYTKYGPPEVLQLKEVPKPIPKDNEVLIRIRATTVNRTDTGFRDPEYFAVRIVGGMFKPKNTILGSELAGDVEAIGKNVTKFKVGDAVFGLKTYQFGTHAEYICIPENGSIALKPINMSYEEAAAVCDGLMLAINYIGKIDFKKNPRILINGASGSIGSAAVQLANYYGAHVTAVCNTKTIDLVKSLGANRVIDYLKEEFTEKKEVYDVVLDAVGKSTFLKCKKILKPGGIYYSSELGAYSQNVFYALFTPLLGGKKVKFPIPTDSQKDILLFKSIIEQGRYKAVIDKIFPLEKIIEATKYVETGEKTGNVVITV, encoded by the coding sequence ATGAGAGCAATTGTATATACTAAATACGGACCACCCGAAGTGCTTCAACTTAAAGAAGTGCCAAAACCGATTCCTAAAGACAATGAAGTATTGATACGTATTCGAGCCACGACTGTGAATCGAACAGATACGGGTTTTAGGGATCCTGAATATTTTGCAGTGCGAATTGTGGGTGGAATGTTTAAACCGAAAAACACAATATTAGGTTCTGAACTGGCAGGGGATGTGGAAGCGATTGGCAAAAATGTGACAAAATTTAAAGTGGGTGATGCTGTGTTTGGTTTAAAAACATATCAATTCGGAACACATGCCGAATACATTTGTATTCCCGAAAATGGTTCCATCGCATTGAAACCGATTAATATGTCGTATGAAGAAGCTGCGGCTGTCTGTGATGGCTTGATGCTTGCAATTAATTATATTGGGAAAATCGATTTTAAAAAAAATCCCCGCATCCTTATCAATGGTGCTTCCGGCTCAATTGGGTCTGCTGCTGTTCAGTTGGCAAATTATTATGGTGCTCATGTTACAGCAGTTTGCAATACAAAAACCATAGACTTAGTTAAATCATTGGGAGCAAACCGCGTGATTGATTATTTGAAAGAAGAGTTTACTGAGAAGAAGGAAGTTTACGATGTGGTGTTGGATGCTGTTGGAAAAAGTACATTTTTAAAATGTAAGAAAATATTGAAACCCGGTGGTATTTATTATTCATCGGAATTGGGTGCGTATTCTCAAAATGTTTTTTATGCTTTATTTACACCATTATTGGGTGGTAAAAAAGTGAAGTTTCCGATTCCTACCGATAGTCAGAAAGATATTCTTTTATTTAAATCGATTATAGAACAAGGACGTTACAAAGCTGTAATTGATAAAATATTCCCCTTGGAGAAAATTATCGAAGCAACTAAATATGTTGAAACCGGTGAGAAGACAGGCAATGTAGTAATTACAGTGTAA
- a CDS encoding T9SS type A sorting domain-containing protein, whose product MQKHSFSLIAFLISLGCYAQDTYRALFLGNSYTYVNNLPQMITDMAASTGNVFIYDSNAPGGYTLQGHSSNATSLAKIAIGNWDYVVLQEQSQLPSFPISQVQTDVFPFAKMLDSTINADNPCAETVFYMTWGRKNGDASNCASWPPVCTYAGMDSLLDLRYRMMADSNNAIVSPVGRVWNYVRQLYPSLELYQPDESHPSVAGTYVAACTFYTVMFRKDPTDITFNSTLTPTDAANIRAAAKLIVFDSLMNWHVGEYDPIASFNAVVSGTNQVSFTNTSNNASSYLWYFGDGDSSLVSNPIHVYPTGGTYTVTFIATHCGISDTLVQAITATPTAISPLEQVSASFYIYPNPASTSITINHPFKGSLNYRIVNVLGAKQKTGVLDKPEYSIELAALEDGVYFIQMYQNKRLLGQQKFVKITE is encoded by the coding sequence ATGCAAAAACATTCATTCTCTCTTATTGCTTTCCTTATTTCTCTTGGTTGTTATGCGCAAGATACTTATAGAGCGCTATTTCTTGGTAATAGTTATACCTATGTAAACAATTTGCCACAAATGATAACGGATATGGCTGCTTCAACGGGTAACGTATTTATTTATGATAGTAATGCTCCCGGTGGTTATACTTTGCAAGGTCATTCTTCAAATGCTACATCGCTTGCTAAAATTGCCATTGGCAATTGGGATTATGTAGTATTACAGGAACAAAGTCAATTGCCTTCTTTCCCGATTTCACAAGTTCAAACAGATGTGTTTCCCTTTGCTAAAATGTTGGATAGTACCATCAATGCGGATAATCCATGTGCTGAAACGGTATTTTATATGACCTGGGGCAGAAAAAATGGAGATGCTTCCAACTGCGCCTCCTGGCCTCCTGTATGCACTTATGCAGGAATGGATAGTTTATTGGATTTGCGTTATCGCATGATGGCCGATTCCAATAATGCCATAGTTTCTCCCGTAGGAAGAGTTTGGAATTATGTTCGACAATTGTATCCATCCTTGGAATTATACCAGCCCGATGAAAGCCATCCCTCTGTTGCTGGAACCTATGTGGCTGCATGTACTTTTTATACAGTGATGTTTCGGAAAGATCCTACTGACATTACTTTTAATTCAACCTTAACACCAACGGATGCTGCGAACATTCGTGCAGCTGCAAAATTAATTGTATTTGACAGCTTAATGAACTGGCATGTTGGCGAGTATGATCCAATAGCGAGTTTTAACGCTGTTGTTTCCGGAACCAATCAAGTATCCTTTACAAATACATCTAACAATGCTTCTTCGTATTTGTGGTACTTTGGTGATGGTGATTCCTCTTTAGTTAGCAATCCGATTCATGTTTATCCAACAGGTGGAACGTATACGGTCACATTCATCGCTACTCATTGCGGTATTTCAGATACACTGGTTCAAGCTATTACAGCAACACCTACAGCTATTTCACCTTTAGAACAGGTTAGCGCTTCATTTTATATTTACCCCAATCCGGCTTCCACTTCGATTACAATAAATCATCCATTTAAAGGGAGTTTAAACTATCGAATCGTGAATGTGTTGGGGGCGAAACAAAAAACGGGGGTCCTCGACAAACCTGAATACTCGATTGAATTAGCCGCACTTGAAGATGGAGTTTATTTCATACAGATGTATCAGAATAAAAGACTATTAGGACAGCAGAAATTTGTTAAAATAACCGAATAA
- a CDS encoding alpha/beta hydrolase, producing the protein MRILICLFAMVAVSSFAQTKNAKSVDSSKPFVLGVIEEIKSVELSETRILNIYLPEGYSKNDTIKYPVIYLLDGSADEDFIHIVGLVQFNNFPWIDRVPKSIVVGIANIDRKRDFSFPTTVEADKKRYPTTGQSDKFIAFIEKELQPFIEKKYKTTDSKMIIGQSLGGLLATEILLTKPTLFNKYVIISPSLWWNNGSMLKQSSVVYEESFTQKTDIYIGVGKEGLANTAEPHVMEVDANLLAEKLKNSKSKSLNILFDYLPEEDHATVTHQSVFNAFRLLYPSRK; encoded by the coding sequence ATGAGAATACTTATATGTTTATTTGCAATGGTTGCTGTTTCATCTTTTGCACAAACCAAGAACGCAAAATCAGTTGATTCAAGCAAACCGTTTGTTCTTGGTGTGATAGAGGAAATCAAATCTGTAGAGTTATCCGAAACCAGAATCCTGAACATTTATCTTCCAGAAGGATATTCTAAGAATGACACCATAAAATATCCGGTTATCTATTTGTTGGATGGCTCAGCGGATGAGGATTTTATTCATATCGTAGGACTGGTTCAATTTAATAATTTCCCTTGGATTGATCGAGTTCCAAAGTCAATTGTAGTAGGAATTGCAAACATTGATCGAAAGAGAGATTTTAGTTTTCCTACCACGGTAGAGGCGGATAAAAAAAGATATCCTACAACCGGTCAATCAGATAAATTTATCGCATTTATTGAAAAGGAGCTTCAACCATTTATTGAAAAAAAATATAAAACGACTGATTCAAAAATGATTATTGGTCAATCATTAGGTGGGTTATTGGCAACGGAAATTTTATTAACCAAACCCACTTTGTTTAATAAGTATGTGATTATTAGTCCGAGTTTGTGGTGGAACAATGGTTCTATGTTGAAACAGTCATCGGTTGTATATGAAGAATCTTTTACTCAAAAAACGGATATTTATATTGGAGTAGGGAAGGAAGGATTGGCGAATACAGCAGAGCCGCATGTGATGGAAGTAGATGCAAATTTGTTGGCTGAAAAATTAAAAAATAGCAAGAGTAAAAGTTTAAATATACTTTTTGATTATTTACCGGAAGAAGATCATGCAACGGTCACCCATCAATCTGTTTTTAATGCTTTTCGATTACTCTATCCATCAAGAAAGTGA